The genomic window CGGTCGCATGGATCGGATCCTGTACGCGGGCGGCGAACTGCTCACCGGCAGCGAGATCGCCCAGGCGATCGTGGACTACGCCGCAGCCCTGGCGGGCCGGCGTTCCGCGGCATCCATCGACATCCCCATCCGGACCACGTCGGGCGGCGTCGCGCGCGCGCACCTGCTGATCGGCCCGGCGAGCCAGCTGGTCACGGAGCCCGTCGAGTCGGAGTTCGACGAGCTCGTGGACGAGGACCTGGTGACGCGGCTGCGCACGTCGGCGGCCGCGCTCGCCTCCACGCGGCCCGTCGTCGGCGCGACGGACGGCGACGACGAGATCGACGACGCCGACACCGACGAACTGGAGTGGCCGCCCATCCGGTGAGCCCTTCGCGGCTCAGGTCGGCCGACGCGTCAGGCGAGGTCGGCGTCGGCGTTCCGGCCGACCCCGTTCGCCTCGACGGCCGCCTCGGCCTCGTCGTCGTCGGCCGGGATCGGGATGATGCTGATGGGGATCCCCGGCCCGACCAGGAGCTCCGCCGGCTGCGGACGGCCTTCGCCGTGGTTGACCGTGATCCAGAGCGCGGTGCCGGTCGTGAACGCCTGCTCGACCGTCGCCTTGATCGCCTCGACGTCGGCCTGCCCGACCGAGTACTGCGAGCCGCCGTAGAGGATGTTCACGCGCTTGGTCACTCGTGCTCCCGATTGTGGTCGTTCTCGGTGCGCTCGGGTTCGGGCACGAGCACGAGTCCGCCGGGCGAGTTCGCGGTGGACATGAGCGCGTCCACCCAGATCCGGTTGATCGACGGCTGGCGCCCGCCCGCGTACTTGAAGACGAGCGAGACCCGGGGGTGCATCCAGATCGTGCTGCGCCCGTCGCCGATCGCCGGATCGTCGCGCCAGCTGAAGTAGAAGGACTCGCCGCGACGCAGCTTCGCACCGATGACGAGCTGGAGGTGGGCCAGCACGCGATCGTCGAAGTCGACGCCGAGCGTCGAATCGTAGGTGAGCTTTCCCACAGGCACCTCCGGCTGCGACCCGACTACCACCCCAGCGTATCCCGGGCGGAGATCCGGCCGACAGGGGGTTGCGGCACGCCGGTTCGACGCTGACGAGCACCGGCGCGCGTGTCAAGCCTCTGGGCGCCCTCGAGCCGCGTGGGTAGACAGGGAGGGAACCGGTCGAGAGGCCGTTCCCCACGTGCGCAGGAGGTTGACGATGACGACGAACCGCGAGAAGACCGGCGACACGCTCATCGACGTGGTGCCCCTGAGCGAGACGACGTGGCGCGTGTGCGACACGAGGTGCGACGAGGGCGACAGCCGGCACATCGTCGGCTACATCCACTCCATCGCGGGCGGCTACGAGGTGATGTGGATGCGTCCACGACCCGGGGTGACCTATCGCTACGCGACGTTCGAGGATGCCGTGCGCGAGACGTCGCGCCGGATGCGCCTCGTGCGCAGGCCCGGCTGAGCGGTGCCCCTGGAGGGACTCGAACCCCCAACCCTCTCCTTAGGACGGAGCTGCTCTTCCATTGAGCTACAGAGGCTGACCGGTCGAGTCTACCGGGCCGTCAGTT from Agromyces aurantiacus includes these protein-coding regions:
- a CDS encoding DUF7882 family protein; this encodes MGKLTYDSTLGVDFDDRVLAHLQLVIGAKLRRGESFYFSWRDDPAIGDGRSTIWMHPRVSLVFKYAGGRQPSINRIWVDALMSTANSPGGLVLVPEPERTENDHNREHE